GGTATTGTATGGCACACTAATTGTAATTGGCCATGGGACATGAATTAAAAGCGGACGATGGGCATATTTTATAAGTTgcaaaataaaccaaacaaacagaaagtGAGGACTGATATAAAGAACAAACAAATGAATAGAGGAGAAGGAAACAGCTTTATTGccaaataagggttttaaaatgttattggAAGACTTACATGTGCAAATTAGCTCTGCCCGTAGCTGGCAATTTGGCATAGATGGTATGTATTTTCACTATATATAATATTTCTCTATAACCATCTTCCATCTACCAGCTCTGCGTGTCACGCTTGTGTCTTGCATGGTTCAGAATGGATTACGCTGCTAGTGGCACATGTAGTTCAAAGCACATCTGTTATGACATTCCATGTCTTGGGGATGGGAACAGAGCTGCTAGTGAGGCAAGCAGCTAATTCAACCATTAGGAAAAGCAAACCTCAGGAGTTTATGATGTAACACCTCATGTACAGTATGCAATGGAGCCAACTCATTCTTGTCTTGAGATTTCTCACGTGCACAAGTGTAATACAGGCTTTGAAAGGGAAGTCccaaaatttagattttgttAAACTTAATTGCAGTAgcttttcatgatttctttaaaataagAGTTTCTATGGAAATAGTGAAAAGTGTTTAAATGTAAGTCTGTCATTGAAGCACCTGTAATCTAAACGTTAGTGTAAGAGAATCACAACCTGAAATTGACTGATAGAAATATGAGTGAAACCAAGTGGTTTAGTTTCCCTGTCCAAattgaagtgaaaaaataaaattattaaattaagATTTAATTTTCACTTAAATTGCTGTTAGTAACACAAAAGTCTTTTAGAATCATGATTTTAACCCAAACATCCCTTTAAAAGGCCATCAGTGCTTTCTAGCTAGGAGGAACTTAGATGATGGGCCCTGTCTTACTAGGTTACCTCTGCTTCATTATTGCCGGTCTCCAAACACTGAAATGCTTAGAAAATACCTCAAACTACAGCACAACACACACATTTTGCTCTTTAAGAAGAGTGCAGCTTTGTGGAGATGATACAGTGCATCCAGATATTGCtgttcaggttttttttggttttgtctaGTTTAGTTCAACTTATATGTAGCCTTTTGGTGAGTTGAAAACTAATTTGTTCGGGTAAGTCTTTATGGTTTTTTGGCCATTACTTGCAGCAGCAGTTCTACTATCATAATCAAGATTCTCTTAAAACCAAAGACTATAAAAAACTTCTGAAAGGCTCAGTTTTCTGAAGTCTCTGAACGATAACAGCGTTTTGCAAATTAGCTTCCTCCAGAGTGAGAGTctcatccagcagctctaggaaAGGAAGAGATGTGGTCAGGCTGAAGGGAACACTTCCCTGCGATGCTTGATATTTTGTTATGAAGTCTCTGACATGGCTTATTCTGAAaaggacaaaaaacaaaacaaaacagcaagtTACAATGCTTCTAAGCATTTGAGTCAATTGTTTTCAAGAGGTGTGGGGGTTGAGCACAAGTCATGCACTCAATGCAGCACTTATGCAGGCTCTGTGGCAGTTTCCAAAGTATGATTCTTGCACAGCTAGTGGAACTAATTTTTATATACTATACATACTCTCCTTTGCAGCCACGAGTTGCAATAAACCCCTATAGGTAACCTACACAACACATTCCCACAGCACTCACTATGACTCAGCAACTGGCATGCTAGCTGAACACTACCAATTCTTTAGTGCCTTCATTCTGGTTTCTCCTTATTTCTGCACATAAAATACCCTGAAATTCTACCTGCTCTGTGACTTCAGGCATGTCACCCGGGACCCTTCACCAGCACTACATTAATGTTAGATATGGAAGTTGTGGAATTTACACTTGAACTATTTAAGGTCAGAAGCACATAATGGTTTTTCCTTAACTCAAACCTTAACCCAAGCACAGCAGTACATATACTAGAGAGTGCTTTAAGCCTTTTTCTGGACTTCCAATGAAAAAACATGTTTATGATAATAATGGTTAAGGATATCATAGCACCATAAAGACAAGTGCCTTGAATTTGCCTTAACATTTCtataaaaaagttatttttaactaCAGTGCATGTATATGTACAACAGACCACAGAAGCTCACTGGTGCACTAGCACAAATACAAGTTATGATagaatatacctctaccccgatataacactgtccttggaagccaaaaaaaaaaaaaaaaaaaatcttactgcgttataggtgaaaccacgttatatcgaacttgctttgatccaccggagtgcacagccccccccccccccccccggagtgctgctttactgcgttatatccgaattcatgttatattgggtcgcgttatatcggggtagaggtgtaactgttTTAACCATATTGTCAGAAAACATTTATGTGAAAGGGGCTGTTCTACTCATACCAACTACAAATTTGTCAGATAAGACTGGTCTGAAGAACTTTTAAGATGCATCTATTTGCACTAGGATGAAAATTTATATTaggaattttaatcctattcatTTTGGAATAGGAAAAATATTGAGCCCTCCAATAATGGGTTTAATAATCAAAATGCAAATGCACCCCTCATTAATAATAAGGATCCACTATAGTAATGGACTTATTTGGATTATACGACTTTAGAGATCTTTAGAGACAGTGAATACTAACAAATGGATCCTCTCAGACTTCTagtatcttgttgaattcagagaCAGCCTGCAACTGCTAAGTCTTCCTTAGTCTGCCATCCTGACTGGGTATAAACCAATATACAGTGTACTAGAGAGAAATACAACCTGAACTGGTGTTGAAGGTAAGCTTTATGGTCACTTTAATCGCTTCAGAGAGACATATAGCACAAGATCTTCATTCtatatattacagtagtgctatCAGCATAGTAAATTATAGGAAAAGGTCACTGAAGGTTTTAGTTCTTCAACCCAATCTCCTTTAGTAGTTGATCCTACTTTCCCCTAAAAAAAGTGTGTACACTGAACTACTGCCTTATCACAGTCACTTGCAGGGCTTGGAAGTTTTACTAGACACCCAGTAGACATATTAGCCACAGACTGGTTTGAAGTGTTCCACCCACACTGTCAGGACAGACACCTAGATGAGTGCTCTCCCCCCTGCAGGATGCTGGGATTCCACCAGCGTTCTGACCTTGGACCCTGCTCAGGGGTCTCTcttaagatgccacaagtactcctgttcttaaaatcTGGATCACCTCCCATAACTCCCCTTGACTGCTGAGAGAGACGAGAAACATTATCTCCTGTTTTTCACCCTTTACCTCAATCTCCCAGCTGATGCAAGGGTGGATGAGGTTTCCACTACTGTTCTTCTCCCTCAGTTTCCTGGCTGCTTTGTAGGGTGTGCATTTCTGCTCctctacctctccctccagcctcAGTTTTTGGGCCAGCCTCAGCAGCACAATCAATCTGAATCTGCCCAGATCATTGCTTCTCAATAGCAGCAATGAAAGTTGATGAGGATTCTGGTCCTTTTCACCTCTGCTGATGCTTAGGAAAGCTATGAGCAGGAGCAGTGGCTCTGAATCCTCTTCCTCAGCCTGCAGACACTGGGTTAGAATAAGTTCATATCTGGaaggttctctctgcagccataagggctagaaaaatttacttaattttaaaGAGTGAAAGCGTAGGCACTTAGACATTGATGGCATTTACCAGGGAGTGCTTTCTACTTGACCCAGgcaagtggatttttcaagccctcATGTCTGTCATGCTGTCCACCCCATCCTCACCTGCCACTAGTGTTTAATCCCAGCCATGAGCAATCAACTGCTTTTATTAGCGAGTTTCTCATACAAATTCTTTGGAGGAACTTCCTGGAAGACACTTGTCTTTTTGAAGACCAATGGTCTTAAAAATAAATGAGCTGTACAAAAAGgataaactaaaacaaaacaataaaagtcTGTACTGCCCCTAAAAGATCCCCTATAACAGAACCTGCATCAAGGAATTATAGACACCTCAAAAACACTTAACTCCCAGTAAAATGACAAAAATCCAACAGTTATGCCTTGATAAATTGGTATTACGCAAATCTTGATCAATTAACTTGGCAGTCTGTTACATTCATTGGCAGTTacattttgttttcccttctgcTGCACATGGCTACACACGGAATTTGATCGGTTTATCCTACAGGCTTGGAAggacaaaaaaagtcatttttatttttgtgtatctCAGAGGAACTCAGATGATGAGGGGTCAAATAAGTACTTACAGAATTTCTAGACATGTTAGTGTAAAAGGGTTAATGGGATAGTCACCTCCAGTGCCTATATAGGACAGTGATAAGATAATCTTACCTGTGAGAAAGATTAAACTTTTGTACTATCCTTTCCCCATCTGCTAACCAGATCTGGATATTAGTGACTGGTTCCAAAACGCTTAGCGTTACTGAAGGAAGAGGCCTTTTGTTCTCAGCTTCAAGGTCCTTTTTCACTTTAGAAATTATTCTTGGAGTCGCACTGGAAAGAAGAGCCAAACAAGATTATGCAATCCACATAAAATCATAAGCTAGAACAGTCATTACCGCATCTATTTTTTTGACTGAACTGAAACATTTCTAGGAGGTTCTAAATCCTGTCAGAGTGTACTAACAACTCATGTGCAGCAAGCCTAGGAATACAAATTGAGGTTGAGGCTTTACTAGAGAGATGCAACAACTCTTCAACTTGACAGCTTCAAACATGATGTTAATGAAAATAAAgactattttaaataattatttaagaGATTGAGATATTTAAGTGATAAAGATAAGATGTAGAATTAAATGCCTAAACAACAGGACTTGATGTTCCGTTGCCTAGGTCTCCTTCACTGGGAGGAAATAAAGTAACACTTTCAGGAGTTTGACTGAAGAATTTGCAGGCTAACGGTAATTTGTTGAAGGGCTTAACTGTGATGTGTGTGGTACTTACCTTTTTATAAAGCATAAAAAATAGATTACACATCACCCATTAGTGATGTGTACTGCGTTCTAAGAGTGGTAGAATAAATCTCTAAATGCTGAAATAAAGGCTAGTCCTAGATCTTATAAATTATAAACATACTTGTAATAAGTGGTCCAATGTAATAATTTTAGATATTAAGGGTTAAATATGGCTTCCTCTGTTTATGTGGTCTAACTTTTTAATTGTATCATGGCTGATAGATTACAACTATATACAACATGTAATGCTGATCAGAGATGTATTGCACTTAGACTACAAATATTTAGGTTTAGGTAAAACACAGAGGTACAATGGAAAACCAAAGTCTTACAGGTTAATTTGATCATTCAAAATCAGTATTAAAATCACCTGTCAGCAGTCATCTATCAGTTCCAATCCACCTTTCCTACTCTTTTCTCATATCCTGCTCTTTTGTTCTCTTTTTGTTGCTCTTGCTTAACCTTAAAAGCACCTAATTAAACTACAATGGTTTTCCAGACCACAAAAATAAATGTTGTGTGTGCAGCATTGAGGGAGAACAGAAATACATCTAAATCTAACAATGGGCAACTTCAGCTACCCATGTATGAAGTGGTCAACTGTCTCGCAAAAATATGATTGAGAAGCAATTTTTGACACCTTATATAACTAATTATTAGAGCAGCTAGTTCTACTGCAGAAAAAATACTTCAGAGCTACCAAATGTTTATccaagtatggggaataagctaAAAAGCTAACAGCCTAGTTTTCAAGTGTAttcctgtacagtaactcctcacttaacgttgtagttatgttcctgaaaaatgtgactttgagcgaaacgatgttaagcaaatccaatttccccataagaattaatgtaaatgagggggttaggttccagggaaatttttttcaccagacaaaaatacatttttatatatattatatacacacacacacacactctgtaagttttaaacaatttaatactggtacacagtgttgatgattgtgaagcttggctgaggtggaggagtcagagggtgggatatttcccagggaatgccttactgctaaatgatgaactagcaattggctgagccctcacacaaggcagcaggaatggagggaagggagactgCATTGCAGACTccgacacacaccctgtgtgtgagagagagatgcgcatttctcCTTTAAGTAccctcttaagtacactgccttgttaaattaaatcagcttgctgagactgcagctgctgccagcaagctccctccgtcctgagccctgttgtgtgtccccccttgctttatggaagatggggtaagcggggtacagtgggagggggacaccctgacattagcccccctctccccccccctgcacagcaagcaggagtctcggggagcagctccaaggcagaggacaggagcagcacatggcagtggggggagggacagctgaactgctggcaggcaattgatagcctgctgggcagctgctgcacagggaacttaggggagcggggaactGATAGagagagctgataggggggctgccggtccaccctggttccaagcccccaccaactagctgcaatgggctgctcttcttgcaagcagtggacaaagcaggtggctgccaaatgacgttagaagggagcattgcacaactttaaacgagcatgttccttaattgatcagcaatgtaaacagtgaaacaacgttaaccgggacgactttaagtgaggagttactgtactgtaccTAGCATTACCGTCTTGCAAAACTGAGGTTTAAAGCCCTCTAGTGGTGGGAAAGGAGGCTAAAAtacaagagcaaaaaaaaaaaaaaattcttaccttTAAGAAACATCATTGCTTTTAAAGGCTTGTTCATTTTACATTCTCTCTCATCTTTAATTTACGAGATTCTCAAAAGACATTAGACCCTTTGATCTATCCCCTGCCAATGTAAGATTGCTCCCTAAAGTACGTTTTCTAGTGCTTTGCCCAGTCTAATGGTAAAAGGTTTATGACACACATTGTTTTACCCTAGTGAGGTTACAGGGTAAATCTGCTTTTGCCACAAGAGATTTTAGTCTGTCTTTTTGTTTAATGTATTTCTGGGATATAATTTTAAAGTTACATCGTAAGCTTACCAAGATTCAGAACCAAACTTTTCTATTACAAATCACAAAACCATTAAACACAGTAGTGGAGCACCGGCATACTAACTTACagacaataaaaaataatatagccATTAGTTACACCATTAATAATAAAGTATTTTAATGGACTCAAAACTAGGTCTCATTGAGCCCTCCTgcataacaaaagaaaaaatatagtaGTTCAGCTGAATATTTCTATGTATGTATAAGTGTAACAGACTGGTTCCAATCCTGCCATCTCATCTTTCAATAGAAACTTTGCCTGAGGAAGTCACGGGCAGATGTGCCCAAGCCAGGACTACAATATTTGTCCTACCGCATCTTCCATTGTTGGGGCTAAGAATTAGCCCAACAGAAGTGTTGGTAGCATGTCTATTAGGACTGCTGGATATTAATAAAAGAAGCTTTAACTCACTCTGCATTCACAAGTTTAAGGAGACTGTCCAGTTGTACGTTTGGTTCTTTCTACAATTCTCTTTTAAATTCTCTTGGTAAACTACACAACTGCAAGTGTGGAGAgtaagggctcgtctacacttgaAATACTGCAGCTGTGAATAgcgtttcagtgtagacactacctatgccaatagGAGTGTTTCTCTTGTCGACCtaacgctgtctacactgggtgttaggtcagcttaactacactgttcagggatgtgaatttttcacatctttGAAAGACAgatgggtcaacctaacttttttaGCGTAGACCAGACCTAAATTGTATAGTGCAGCTGAAGTCACACTGGAGCAGATCCTGGACTACAGCATTAATAGCCCACGATTCACCTCAGGAATTCTGTCCCTTCCTAGATCAGTGAAAATAGCACCCTTTCTCTCAGTAGTAACGAATACCTGCCTTAATGAATCATAACATTCTATAGGATAGCAAGTGTTAATTTATTAAGGCAAGTGCGTGACACCCACCCCACTCACCCCCAAGCATGGCCTAGGTTTCCAAGACTAGCATCATATTTACTACTTTTACAAAGACAACAAGCTACAATATACCATTGATTcgagtaacggggggggggggggggggggggaaacgacaCAGACAAGACATTTTAACTTACAAACCTTAACAACAAAAATGCTGAGCAAGTGGTAAAATGTTTCATTGTATGAAACTAGTAAACAGAACACACAGAAGTTTAAGAATATTATGTTTCCAGATTTTAGTTTGTCTGTTGGAAGGCAGGATCACTACTTgctataccaggggtgggcaaactttttggcccgagggccatatctgggtggggaaattgcatgcagggccatgaatgtagggctggggcagggggttggggtgtgggagggggttggggcagaggagggggtgcggagtgcaggagggggctcagacgggttggggtgcagaagggatgtggggtgcagcaggggctcagggcagggggttggggtgcaggagaggttcggggTACAGGCTCTAACCCGGTGCcacttacctggagtggctccagggtggcagcagcacgcaccggggccagggcaggctgcttgcctgccctggcctcgcgccactcccggaagcggcgtGAGGCCCGCGGcaccatgggggtggcaatcccgtgggccggatccggcctgcaggccgtagtttgcccacccctgtgctatagGCATGACAAAGCACAACAAATAACTCAACAACCTTGCCTTTTACCACTTAAGACAGCAATCTCTCTCAACTATTTAATCAAATTCCAGCACTATTCAGGCCAGATTTTGCTTTTCCTATTCATCTCAATTTTGGTGGCTCCTTTCATATTTGCCCAAAGTTTTGCCATTGCCGTTTCTCCCTCCATATCTGCAGACATCATTTTAACAGGCAGTTTAATTTGCGCGAAACAATTTGGAGCATTGGTATAACTTCAATCGAATTAATAACAAGTGTTAATTATGGACTCTGAGGCAAGGACTTAGCTAACAATCAGGCCCAATCAGGGTTATAAAAAACCATTTACTTTATTACAGTATTTTAGAGCACAGAGTTCTCACTAATTCACTTAGAATTACAAGAGCAGTTATCAATTGGGATATTTTTAGACTGGTTATTGGAAATAAGAGGCACATACATTGTTACATTTGTCAAAGGATTGTACTGACAATCTGCACAGTGCCCCCATATGGTAAGcaatatccctattttacagatagagaaactaaggcagagaggtcCCCAGATCAGCACTCAAGTGGCACCTCTGGGTTTAGCATTCAGAAGCTCCTGGGGCAGCTATACTCAAGATCAATCCTCTAAGCCACAATGCCATTTGTAGTGTTTATAAgctcagtctagttttaaaactATCATTAGAATTCCTGCACTAAAGAGAcagggatgaaaaaaaaaaatcagtttaatgtaTGGTCTGAAGTAATTTTAAACACTATTTTACTGAGATAAATTATATGGCTGAATACCAAGGAACTTGCTAATTTAGTTGAGATACTCTTGCCTCTTGTAGTCCTAACCTCTAAGTGAATGTCATATTCACCTTTTCTTCATAGGCTGTGTCTTGCATAGTTGCCTTTAAAGAGGAAATTCAGTGTTTCTATTTAAATCCTTGTATGGCAGGATAGTGTCATTGGAGAAAATACTACTATAGATAGCATACAAAGGATGAAGATATGAGTTATCATTCCCCGACCTCAACCCACTCAGAAGGCATACATCCCATCAGACCACTCACCTGCCTAACCGGTAACCTTGTCCGGAAAAGGGGTGAAATATTGGCTTCTTTAATACATATACCTCATCTTTCTTATCTTCCACCTTCACATCCACCTCATCATCAAAAGTCTTTTGTAACTCAAATGGCAACTCccttttaaaaaacccaataTGGACAAAATTAAAATAAGGCTCTCTGTATGTGATGAGAAGACAGTAATGATATTTGGTCTAAAAATTGAAACACAGCTCTGACTAACATGTGGCTGGCTTATCCATACAAAAGGAGTTAGTGATACTGCAACTATTTTACTAACACGTACTCAGCATAATCTGTAAAATCACACTAATGAGATAGGCATCCATTGCAAATTACTGAATTATGAGGTAACTAGGAAGTGAAAAAACTAAAAAAAGCAAAGAACACATCATGGGTATTGTGTAAACTATAGTTCAGTTTTAAAAAGATATCATGAAGTATCAAAACACTAAGAAATGCAACACcagtatctttaataaaaattgtGAAATGTTAATACTAGACATCATTACAGCATGTTAATTCTTTGGTAACGGGATAAAAGCCACCTTTGACACAGAATTCCTTTTTAAGGCAGATAATATGGAAACCCATTTGATTAACAGGTGTAACTACAGACTAAGCAAAATAAGGTATGTATCACTAAGATCTATGATCTTTAGTGAATTAAACACTGTTTGGCTAGCAATATTCTATTCACATTTAACTACCTTCCAGGGACCATCTGAAAGCTTACAGCTTGTAATTATTTCACTAGAAGATAAGCTTGTCCACCCTACCCCCCTTGCCTTCCCCTAGCAGCATATGGGTATTTATAGATTCAGAGTTGTGTACTTTCCCAGCTAGTGACAGGCTGCTCATTGTGATTATGGATAGGAGCACATATCCTTGTATGTTGCATTCACAGAGAATGATTTTATAGCATATTTATGAAACAATGTTTTTGAAGTGCTGCCAACACTGATTTAGACCTGAAACAATGTGGAAAGGAAGATTTGTAATTTAAAAGACAATGGCTAAATAAATTCATATAGctgtaaaaaaaagtttatctTGATTTAGATTTTGCTTAAATAGTGAattaatatgggggggggggggcggagaaagGTAATTGACTGAAACCCTGACCAACCTTAAGTTTTACAAAAATTCATGAGCAGTGGCCGCAGATGTCCCACCCCCCCAAATGTCCCACCAATATGCCTCAAACTTGACCAGGCTGAGTATCCACAACCACAATGAAAGCACCTCTTGAGTactgcctggtctacactcaagTTAATCAATCTGTTCAGCCACAACTACTGACAGGCACTTGGTCTTGTCCTCTATTCTGTATTGTACCTTTAGAGTAAGATCTTCAAGGCATGGACTCTGTTTTGTCAATTTCAGGACTTTTGAGTGTGCAACCATAGCATCTAAAAGCTACTATATTGGTTGAACATTAATTCTTGCAGTGTTAGGATATGTCTACGCTACAGCAGctatagtggcacagctatggtgctgcaACACTGTACTGTAGATGGTTCCTAGAGTGATAGAATTTTTTCTTCCTCAATGTACCCTGATacaacgcggtcctcgggagccaaaaatccctaccgcgttataggtgaaacccgttatatcggggtagcggcggcagagctccagcggtgatttaaagagccccgggctccggctgctgcggggagcccgggccctttaaatcgccggccgagccccgctgccgcaactctggggtagcggcagcagggctccagcagtgatttatagggcccggcagccagagccccgggccttttaaaGCACTGCCCGAggcccactgctggagccctggggttacCGCACTATATGCCAACCAgtattatatcgggtcacgttatatcagggtagaggtgtacttaattcacctctctgagaggtggtagctgggTTGACAGAACTCTTCCTATATACATCTACAAcgggggttaggtcaacctaactatgtcgCACAGGGCACACAATTTTTCAAAGCCCTGGGCAATATAGCTAGGTCAATTTAACTTGTAGGCGTAGACCAGGCATTAGATTAGGTTTCACTGCAACTGGGAGGTGCAATTCCCAGCATAGGTAGATAGCTTAAGCTGAGCTAGCACAAGTTTAACATGGTAAAGATAGCAGGGTAGACGTTTCAGCACAGGCAGCGGCTTGGGCTAGCAGCCCAGGCTCAGAcccagggagcggggcaggcttGGATTCAGGTGACTAACCTGAGCTGCCAACTGTGCCAcagcgtctacactgctatttttcagCGTGCTAGCTCAAGCTGAGccagcatgagtctgtctacctgtgctggcaatcacaccttccagctgcagtgcagacatacccttaatgccCAGTTTAGACAACAGCAGTATAAATTCATGCAGAGCGGTTGTAACACAGTTGCTTTGCTTATACACTACAAGATCATGCAGCATTAGAGTATAAATGTACAAAGTACATTAACACAATCTGGCTCAGTAGACAAAGCTCACTTGCCCTTTTTTAATTGAATCCAAGAACTGCTGGTTTGCAACATCTTTGTAGCTTCTGAGTTCACCGTCATTTACTGTAAATCCATTTTTCCATAGTTTAATAATTATATCAGCCTGTGAAGTAAAAACCAATGAAGTCATTGAAAAACAACTCAATATACTAGCATCTCCTTATGATTTTAGCTCATCCACTCAAGGGACTGAAAATTACACCGGCACAAGTCTCGCTATAATCCATTTTGGGCCAGTGCCAGCACAAAGCACAGCAACAGCAAGGGACAAAAATGACAATTTCTAAATATCTTCATTTCTAGACCTGACAGCAGAAGACCTTGCACCTCTGAAAAGCAGAATCAGAATGGTAAAAGGCCTTTGGGTTAAAGTTCACAAGGCAAGACTTTATCAACCACATTACTCCAGTTACCATCTTGGTCTTACATCCCATGCCACATTGTGGCCACTAAAAAGTTATCGAACAACTCTTATCTTGAGAAATGCTAGATCTAGAATCCTAGGTTTTGCATCATTCAACATTCTGCTTTCACTTGAATTTTGAGAGGTGTAGTCGAGAGAGAAGTTAGAGCACAGGATTTCTGCAGCCAATTCCCATCTCTGGCTGATTTGCTCTGTAATCTTCAACAAGCCACTTGAAGCCTGTCTGTTTGCCATCTGTAATAACAGTCACCTTCCTAACAGGGGTTCTGTGAATCatgtttgtcaagtgctttaCAGATCTTTAGATAAAAGTTGCTATTTAAACACAGACTATTAGACAGAAAGGCTACTTACACTCAAATTATGCTTACTGGTAATTGTCCCACAAGCTCATAACAGTTTTATATGCAAAAGCTTGATCCACTGAATCTACTTCTACCCTGTCTCCATAGACCACAAATCTAGAAGACGTAGGTAAGACCTTAGCCCTGCCTACAGTTTTTCCACAACTAAACTACCAGGAGAGGCTAAGCTACATAAAGCTAGCAGTCAAGGGAAAATGCAGTCCAGCTGATTGATTGACTAAGACTAAAGTCGGACAACTTTATGAGGAAATTTAGAATGTaggtgtaaaaaacaaacaaaacccacaaaaacaaaaaacccagtcaCTTTAACCATAAGAAAGGGTCCGCCATCAGGACTGGAATCTCATTGACCCTCCTGGCAGATATCATCACTACCAGGAATACAGTTGCTAGAGATTGCTTGCTaccccagaggttctcaaactagggggtcgggacccctcaggggatcacgACGTTATTtcatcggggggggaggggggggggagggagggagtcgtGAGTTGTCAGactccac
This genomic window from Emys orbicularis isolate rEmyOrb1 chromosome 3, rEmyOrb1.hap1, whole genome shotgun sequence contains:
- the UBXN2A gene encoding UBX domain-containing protein 2A isoform X1, producing MKDVDKIETLKEEWVCKQGTEDQIPNGTEQSCEFFVDNLFEEAQKVGAICMPPAKVKNEADIIIKLWKNGFTVNDGELRSYKDVANQQFLDSIKKGELPFELQKTFDDEVDVKVEDKKDEVYVLKKPIFHPFSGQGYRLGSATPRIISKVKKDLEAENKRPLPSVTLSVLEPVTNIQIWLADGERIVQKFNLSHRISHVRDFITKYQASQGSVPFSLTTSLPFLELLDETLTLEEANLQNAVIVQRLQKTEPFRSFL
- the UBXN2A gene encoding UBX domain-containing protein 2A isoform X2, which translates into the protein MKDVDKIETLKEEWVCKQGTEDQIPNGTEQSCEFFVDNLFEEAQKVGAICMPPAKVKNEADIIIKLWKNGFTVNDGELRSYKDVANQQFLDSIKKGQLPFELQKTFDDEVDVKVEDKKDEVYVLKKPIFHPFSGQGYRLGSATPRIISKVKKDLEAENKRPLPSVTLSVLEPVTNIQIWLADGERIVQKFNLSHRISHVRDFITKYQASQGSVPFSLTTSLPFLELLDETLTLEEANLQNAVIVQRLQKTEPFRSFL